Proteins from a single region of Gossypium arboreum isolate Shixiya-1 chromosome 1, ASM2569848v2, whole genome shotgun sequence:
- the LOC108482634 gene encoding LOW QUALITY PROTEIN: uncharacterized protein LOC108482634 (The sequence of the model RefSeq protein was modified relative to this genomic sequence to represent the inferred CDS: substituted 1 base at 1 genomic stop codon): MGCFACFDGGNREQRKEQHRLASAEARAKAAEAAQRRQEXFEKSAAGRAARAQLQAAAKQSTNSNKGEPALKWQMG; encoded by the exons ATGGGTTGTTTTGCTTGCTTCGATGGCGGAAATCGAGAACAGCGAAAGGAGCAACATAGATTGGCCTCCGCCGAAGCTCGTGCCAAAGCCGCCGAGGCTGCTCAGAGGAG GCAAGAGTAGTTCGAAAAGTCGGCTGCGGGAAGAGCTGCTCGTGCACAGCTACAAGCTGCTGCAAAGCAATCCACGAATTCTAATAAAGGCGAACCTGCTTTGAAG TGGCAGatgggttga